CGGTAACAGCCAAATCGTTCGTGCTTATGTTCCGCTTGCTGAAATGTTCGGTTACGCAACAGTTCTTCGTTCTGCATCTCAAGGACGTGGTACATTCATGATGGTATTTGACCACTACGAAGACGTACCTAAGTCAGTACAAGAAGAAATCATTAAGAAAAATAAAGGTGAAGACTAATCAGTCCTCACTCTAGAAGGAAGTCACTTAGTGGCTTCCTTTTGTCTTTAGAAAATACCTCTAAATATGGTAAAATAGTAGGAGAATAATGTGAGGAAAATGAATGTCAAATAGTTTTGAAATTTTGATGAATCAACTGGGGATGCCTGCTGAAATGAGACAGGATCCTGCTTTATCACAGGCTGATATTGAGCGAGTTGTGGTTCATAAAATTAGTAAGGTATGGGAGTTTCATTTCGTATTTTCTAATATTTTACCGATTGAAATCTTTTTAGAATTAAAGAAGGGCTTGAGCGAAGAATTTTCTAAGACAGGCAATAAAGCTGTTTTCGAAATCAAGACTCTATCTCAAGAATTTTCAAATCCACTCTTGCAGTCCTATTATAGAGAGGCTTTCTCTGAGGGGCCATGTGCTAGTCAAGGTTTTAAGTCTCTTTATCAGAATTTGCGTGTTCGTGCGGAGGACAATCAGCTATTTATTGAAGGATCTGAGGCGATTGATAAGGAACATTTTAAGAAGAATCATCTTCCTAATTTAGCCAAACAACTTGAAAAGTTTGGTTTTCCAACGTTTAATTGTCAAGTAGAGAAAAATGATGTGCTGACCCAAGAGCAGGAAGAGGCCTTTCATGCTGAAAATGAGCAGATTGTTCAAGCGGCCAATGAGGAAGCGCTCCGTGCTATAGAACAACTAGAACAGATGGCACCTCCTCCAGCGGAAGAGAAACCAGCCTTTGATTTTCAAGCTAAAAAAGCTGCAGCTAAACCCAAGCTGGACAAGGCAGAAATTACTCCTATGATCGAAGTGACGACGGAGGAAAATCGTCTGGTCTTTGAAGGGGTTGTGTTTGATGTGGAGCAAAAAGTGACCAGAACAGGGCGTGTTTTGATCAACTTTAAAATGACGGACTATACTTCCAGTTTTTCGATGCAAAAGTGGGTTAAAAATGAGGAAGAGGCTCAGAAGTTTGATCTAATTAAGAAAAATTCTTGGCTCCGAGTGCGTGGGAATGTGGAGATGAATAACTTCACACGCGATTTGACGATGAACGTGCAAGACGTGCAGGAAGTTGTTCACTATGAGCGGAAGGATTTAATGCCAGAAGGAGAACGACGAGTTGAGTTTCATGCTCATACTAATATGTCGACCATGGATGCGCTACCCGAGGTAGAAGAGATCGTTGCGACAGCTGCTAAGTGGGGACATAAGGCGGTTGCCATTACGGACCATGGAAATGTCCAGTCCTTCCCACACGGCTATAAGGCGGCCAAGAAAGCGGGAATCCAGCTGATTTATGGTATGGAAGCCAATATCGTGGAGGACCGTGTTCCTATCGTTTATAACGAAGTGGAGAAGGACTTGTCAGAAGCAACCTATGTGGTCTTTGACGTGGAAACGACGGGTCTATCAGCCATCTATAATGACTTGATTCAGGTTGCGGCTTCTAAGATGTACAAGGGGAATATCGTTGCTGAATTTGATGAATTTATCAATCCCGGACATCCCTTGTCAGCTTTTACTACTGAGTTGACTGGAATTACAGATGATCATGTCAAAAATGCCAAACCACTGGAACAAGTTTTGCAAGAATTCCAAGAATTTTGTAAGGATACTGTCCTAGTCGCCCACAATGCGACCTTTGACGTTGGCTTTATGAATGCCAATTATGAGCGTCATGGTCTGCCAAAGATTAGTCAGCCAGTGATTGATACGCTGGAGTTTGCTCGAAACCTCTATCCTGAGTATAAACGTCATGGTTTGGGGCCTTTGACCAAGCGTTTTGGTGTGGCCTTAGAACATCACCACATGGCCAACTACGATGCGGAAGCTACTGGTCGTCTGCTTTTCATCTTTATCAAAGAAGTAGCAGAAAAACATGGTGTGACCGATCTAGCTAGACTTAACGTTGATTTGATTAGTCCAGATTCTTATAAAAAAGCTCGGATCAAGCATGCGACCATCTATGTCAAGAATCAGGTAGGTCTAAAAAATATCTTTAAGCTGGTTTCTTTATCCAATACCAAGTACTTTGAAGGGGTGCCACGGATTCCGAGAACGGTTTTAGATGCCCATCGGGAAGGTTTGATTTTAGGTTCAGCTTGCTCTGAAGGTGAAGTTTTTGATGCAGTCCTTTCCCAAGGTGTGGATGCGGCGGTTGAGGTGGCCAAGTATTATGACTTTATTGAGGTCATGCCACCAGCTATCTATGCTCCCTTGATTGCTAAGGAGCAGGTCAAGGATATGGAAGAACTCCAGACCATTATCAAGAGTTTGATAGAGGTGGGAGACCGTCTTGGTAAGCCTGTTCTGGCTACCGGAAATGTTCACTATATCGAACCGGAAGAAGAGATTTATCGTGAAATTATCGTCCGTAGTTTGGGACAGGGGGCTATGATTAACCGAACCATCGGTCATGGGGAACATGCACAACCAGCACCTCTTCCCAAGGCTCATTTTAGAACGACTAATGAGATGTTGGATGAATTTGCTTTCTTGGGAGAGGAACTGGCACGCAAACTGGTTATTGAAAATCCCAATGCCTTGGCAGAAACCTTTGAACCTGTTGAGGTTGTTAAGGGGGACTTGTATACGCCTTTCATCGACAAGGCTGAAGAAACGGTTGCTGAACTGACCTACAAGAAAGCTTTTGAGATTTATGGAAATCCGCTACCAGATATTGTTGATTTGCGGATTGAAAAAGAATTGACTTCCATTCTGGGGAATGGATTTGCTGTGATTTATCTGGCATCGCAGATGCTGGTTCAACGTTCCAATGAACGGGGTTACTTGGTTGGTTCTCGTGGGTCTGTAGGATCTAGTTTCGTTGCGACCATGATTGGGATTACGGAGGTTAATCCTCTCTCTCCTCACTATGTCTGTGGTCAGTGTCAGTACAGTGAGTTTATCACAGATGGTTCGTACGGTTCAGGATTTGATATGCCCAATAAGGACTGTCCTAAATGTGGTCATAAACTCAGCAAAAATGGGCAGGATATTCCGTTCGAGACCTTCCTTGGATTTGATGGGGATAAGGTTCCCGATATTGACTTGAACTTCTCGGGAGAAGACCAGCCTAGCGCTCACTTGGATGTGCGTGATATCTTTGGTGAGGAATATGCCTTCCGCGCAGGAACGGTTGGTACGGTGGCTGCTAAAACTGCTTATGGATTTGTCAAAGGATACGAGAGGGACTATGGCAAGTTCTATCGTGATGCAGAGGTGGAGCGACTAGCTCAAGGTGCGGCTGGTGTCAAGCGGACAACAGGACAACACCCGGGAGGAATCGTTGTTATTCCGAACTACATGGACGTCTATGATTTTACGCCTGTCCAATATCCAGCAGATGACGTGACGGCTGAATGGCAGACCACTCACTTTAACTTCCATGATATCGATGAGAACGTCCTCAAACTCGATGTACTGGGACATGATGATCCAACTATGATTCGAAAACTTCAGGACTTGTCTGGGATTGACCCTAATGAAATCCCTATGGATGACGAAGGCGTGATGGCCCTCTTTTCAGGGACTGATGTGCTAGGAGTAACTCCTGAACAAATCGGAACGCCTACGGGTATGTTGGGAATTCCAGAGTTTGGGACCAACTTTGTACGTGGGATGGTCGATGAAACCCATCCGACGACTTTTGCAGAATTGCTTCAGCTGTCTGGTTTGTCCCACGGTACCGATGTGTGGTTGGGAAATGCCCAAGATTTGATCAAGCAAGGAATAGCGGATCTATCGACTGTTATCGGTTGTCGGGACGACATCATGGTTTATCTCATGCATGCTGGTCTCGAACCTAAGATGGCCTTTACTATCATGGAACGGGTACGTAAGGGCTTGTGGCTCAAGATTTCTGAAGAAGAGAGAAATGGCTATATCGAAGCCATGAAGGCCAATAAGGTGCCAGAGTGGTATATCGAGTCCTGTGGGAAAATTAAGTACATGTTCCCTAAAGCCCATGCGGCAGCCTACGTTATGATGGCCTTGCGTGTGGCCTACTTCAAGGTTCACCATCCTATTTATTACTACTGTGCTTACTTCTCAATCCGTGCTAAAGCCTTTGATATCAAGACTATGGGTGCAGGCTTGGATGCTATCAAGCGCAGAATGGAAGAAATCTCTGAAAAACGGAAGAACAATGAAGCCTCTAATGTGGAAATTGATCTCTATACAACTCTTGAGATTGTCAATGAGATGTGGGAACGTGGTTTCAAGTTTGGCAAACTCGATCTCTACCGCAGTCAGGCGACAGAGTTCCTCATCGATGGGGATACCCTCATCCCGCCATTTGTAGCAATGGATGGTCTGGGAGAGAACGTTGCCAAGCAATTGGTGCGAGCGCGTGAAGAGGGAGAATTCCTCTCTAAAACAGAACTACGCAAGCGTGGTGGACTCTCATCAACCTTGGTTGAAAAGATGGATGAAATGGGGATTCTGGGTAATATGCCAGAGGATAACCAGTTGAGTTTGTTTGATGAGTTGTTTTAAAAAATTGTTTAATCATCTAT
This portion of the Streptococcus mitis B6 genome encodes:
- a CDS encoding PolC-type DNA polymerase III, translated to MSNSFEILMNQLGMPAEMRQDPALSQADIERVVVHKISKVWEFHFVFSNILPIEIFLELKKGLSEEFSKTGNKAVFEIKTLSQEFSNPLLQSYYREAFSEGPCASQGFKSLYQNLRVRAEDNQLFIEGSEAIDKEHFKKNHLPNLAKQLEKFGFPTFNCQVEKNDVLTQEQEEAFHAENEQIVQAANEEALRAIEQLEQMAPPPAEEKPAFDFQAKKAAAKPKLDKAEITPMIEVTTEENRLVFEGVVFDVEQKVTRTGRVLINFKMTDYTSSFSMQKWVKNEEEAQKFDLIKKNSWLRVRGNVEMNNFTRDLTMNVQDVQEVVHYERKDLMPEGERRVEFHAHTNMSTMDALPEVEEIVATAAKWGHKAVAITDHGNVQSFPHGYKAAKKAGIQLIYGMEANIVEDRVPIVYNEVEKDLSEATYVVFDVETTGLSAIYNDLIQVAASKMYKGNIVAEFDEFINPGHPLSAFTTELTGITDDHVKNAKPLEQVLQEFQEFCKDTVLVAHNATFDVGFMNANYERHGLPKISQPVIDTLEFARNLYPEYKRHGLGPLTKRFGVALEHHHMANYDAEATGRLLFIFIKEVAEKHGVTDLARLNVDLISPDSYKKARIKHATIYVKNQVGLKNIFKLVSLSNTKYFEGVPRIPRTVLDAHREGLILGSACSEGEVFDAVLSQGVDAAVEVAKYYDFIEVMPPAIYAPLIAKEQVKDMEELQTIIKSLIEVGDRLGKPVLATGNVHYIEPEEEIYREIIVRSLGQGAMINRTIGHGEHAQPAPLPKAHFRTTNEMLDEFAFLGEELARKLVIENPNALAETFEPVEVVKGDLYTPFIDKAEETVAELTYKKAFEIYGNPLPDIVDLRIEKELTSILGNGFAVIYLASQMLVQRSNERGYLVGSRGSVGSSFVATMIGITEVNPLSPHYVCGQCQYSEFITDGSYGSGFDMPNKDCPKCGHKLSKNGQDIPFETFLGFDGDKVPDIDLNFSGEDQPSAHLDVRDIFGEEYAFRAGTVGTVAAKTAYGFVKGYERDYGKFYRDAEVERLAQGAAGVKRTTGQHPGGIVVIPNYMDVYDFTPVQYPADDVTAEWQTTHFNFHDIDENVLKLDVLGHDDPTMIRKLQDLSGIDPNEIPMDDEGVMALFSGTDVLGVTPEQIGTPTGMLGIPEFGTNFVRGMVDETHPTTFAELLQLSGLSHGTDVWLGNAQDLIKQGIADLSTVIGCRDDIMVYLMHAGLEPKMAFTIMERVRKGLWLKISEEERNGYIEAMKANKVPEWYIESCGKIKYMFPKAHAAAYVMMALRVAYFKVHHPIYYYCAYFSIRAKAFDIKTMGAGLDAIKRRMEEISEKRKNNEASNVEIDLYTTLEIVNEMWERGFKFGKLDLYRSQATEFLIDGDTLIPPFVAMDGLGENVAKQLVRAREEGEFLSKTELRKRGGLSSTLVEKMDEMGILGNMPEDNQLSLFDELF